TGATAGCCTACCGCTGTAAACTGGAAACTATGGATAAAGCCCAATCCGGCGAGAACAGCGCCGGCAACCGCCCAAGCAGCACCCAAGCGAAAACGGCGATCAATGATTGCACAGGTGATTGAGGCTAAAATCATACAGGTGTACAAGTATCCGGCATTGAGCGCGAAGATGCCAGAGAGAGCCAGACCCTGCGCCGAATACACCGACGGATCTGTCGGCAGAGCGTCTCCACCGCCTCCAAAACCCAGGGCGGACCAAGTCCTTTGCATGGTCAATAAGGAAAAGGCGGCCAATGCCGGAACCATACCCGTCGCCACGGCCGGTATATGCGCTCGCGGAACCGCCTCAAAAGCCTGACTGGCAATCGTAAGACCGATCCAGATGAGAATCGCCATGCCCGCTTCGATCGGAATGATGCCTGCCAAAACGCTGATCGAACCGGTGCATAGAATGACCGTAAAGACGATTCCCGTCAGACTGCTGTAGCCTGCCCGAGCACCTAGTTTCTTCCATCCGGGATGCCCAATATAGATCGTCGTCGGAAACGGAGAACCGAAGATCCCAGTCAACATCGAGCCCAGCCCATTCACCAATAAAGGACCTTTCGTAGGATAAGAATCGCCCGCCGCTGCTGCCGACTCGATGTTCATCAGCGAGCCGACCAAACTGATCAGCCCCATCGTCAGGATGACTGGCGAATAGGGCAAAAGGTAAGGCAGGGCAGCCACCATTTCACCCACTACCGGAACCGGCAAAAAGAACCCGAGATAATCAGTGGAAATGGATAGATTTGCAGAAGGTCCACCACCAGTCAGCCAAAACTGACTCCACGACAAAATCACCCCGACCAATAGCACAAGGGATCCACCCGGAATCCCCCAGCGGACCTTCATCTTTCCGAAGTAAAGAACGAGGGTCAGGAGAAGGGTCGTAATGCCGACCAAGGGAAACGAATAGGCGCGAAAAAAGTAGTCGCCCCCGATAAATAAAAATCCGATTCCCCCAATCGCAGCAAGAAGAGCTGCCCGAGGAGTGATTCGTCGCACCCACCCGGCCGCGAACGAACCGATAAACTCGATAAGACCCGAGAACACCGCAGCAAGAACGCCAGCTCCCCACGCGGCCCGGATCGCATCGGCTTCGGTTGCACCGTCCGC
This portion of the Verrucomicrobiota bacterium genome encodes:
- a CDS encoding NCS2 family permease translates to MKRLVKGDWDGLFALGLDNLIMLLLINALALGVIGFDPELLFTRILPANAVGLIVGNLYFARLAQKLAAETGRDDVCALPYGINIFTIIVFTFGIMLPVKLGALADGATEADAIRAAWGAGVLAAVFSGLIEFIGSFAAGWVRRITPRAALLAAIGGIGFLFIGGDYFFRAYSFPLVGITTLLLTLVLYFGKMKVRWGIPGGSLVLLVGVILSWSQFWLTGGGPSANLSISTDYLGFFLPVPVVGEMVAALPYLLPYSPVILTMGLISLVGSLMNIESAAAAGDSYPTKGPLLVNGLGSMLTGIFGSPFPTTIYIGHPGWKKLGARAGYSSLTGIVFTVILCTGSISVLAGIIPIEAGMAILIWIGLTIASQAFEAVPRAHIPAVATGMVPALAAFSLLTMQRTWSALGFGGGGDALPTDPSVYSAQGLALSGIFALNAGYLYTCMILASITCAIIDRRFRLGAAWAVAGAVLAGLGFIHSFQFTAVGYQETLGDNPAWAIYYLIAAGVLWSVPWVFREVE